One genomic window of Polyangium aurulentum includes the following:
- a CDS encoding ABC transporter ATP-binding protein translates to MSTDVMIEASGLTKRYGAFRALDKVSFEVHRGEVVGFLGPNGAGKSTTMRILTCFLSATGGSARVHGYDVFDQPLEVRQKLGYLPQRAPLYGEMSVWEYLNFVAEMRGLDKSTFKKRMKGIVEVCGLATSLGKDIRDLSHGYRQRVGLAQALVHDPPILILDEPTSDLDPNEKAEVIRYIQEIGKERTILLSTHNLSEVEAACARAIIVSKGRIVADGPLDEIRAKSGKVRYVLTVHEKRVFDGAKKAPSAEEVQAALEKLPGVTSVSELPTDDKAHSFQIMGAQDGDIRAEIFQLVVQRGWLLLEMRRESQKLEDVFKALTKRDESKDRGRAIVEDDEDEPAAAADEDEDEDEDEESEDESEESDEDEDEDEEESDEDKKKKG, encoded by the coding sequence TTGTCTACCGACGTGATGATCGAGGCCAGTGGGCTCACCAAGCGATACGGAGCCTTTCGCGCGCTCGACAAGGTGAGCTTCGAAGTCCACCGCGGTGAGGTGGTGGGCTTTCTCGGCCCGAACGGCGCCGGCAAGTCCACCACGATGCGCATCCTCACCTGCTTCCTCTCCGCCACCGGCGGGTCGGCGCGGGTCCATGGCTACGACGTATTCGACCAGCCCCTCGAGGTCCGGCAGAAGCTCGGCTACCTGCCCCAGCGCGCCCCGCTCTACGGGGAAATGAGCGTCTGGGAGTACCTGAACTTCGTGGCCGAGATGCGCGGCCTCGATAAGTCGACCTTCAAGAAGCGGATGAAGGGCATCGTCGAGGTCTGCGGCCTCGCCACGAGCCTCGGAAAGGACATCCGGGACCTGTCGCACGGCTATCGCCAGCGCGTCGGCCTCGCCCAGGCCCTCGTCCACGACCCGCCCATTCTCATCCTCGACGAGCCCACGAGCGACCTCGACCCGAACGAGAAGGCCGAGGTCATTCGCTATATCCAGGAGATCGGCAAGGAGCGCACGATCCTCCTGTCGACCCACAACCTGTCCGAGGTCGAGGCGGCCTGTGCCCGCGCGATCATCGTGTCGAAGGGCCGCATCGTCGCCGACGGGCCCCTCGACGAGATTCGCGCCAAGAGCGGTAAGGTCCGCTACGTGCTCACCGTGCACGAGAAGCGCGTGTTCGATGGGGCGAAGAAGGCTCCGAGCGCCGAGGAGGTGCAGGCCGCGCTCGAGAAGCTGCCGGGCGTGACGAGCGTGTCGGAGCTGCCGACGGACGACAAGGCGCACAGCTTCCAGATCATGGGCGCGCAGGACGGCGACATCCGCGCCGAGATCTTCCAGCTCGTCGTGCAGCGCGGCTGGCTCCTGCTCGAGATGCGCCGCGAGTCGCAGAAGCTCGAGGACGTGTTCAAGGCCCTCACGAAGCGGGACGAGAGCAAGGACCGCGGCCGCGCCATCGTCGAGGACGACGAGGACGAGCCCGCGGCCGCCGCCGACGAGGACGAGGACGAGGACGAGGACGAGGAGTCCGAAGACGAGTCCGAAGAGTCCGACGAGGACGAGGACGAGGACGAAGAAGAGTCCGACGAGGACAAGAAGAAGAAGGGCTGA
- a CDS encoding ABC transporter permease, which produces MGTTFIIAKREFRSNFDSPLAYVVICLGLILLGFVFFFWGGGFWQEDQASLARIFRYSPWGLSLLVVPVVTMRLLAEERRSGTLEMLITLPVKDHEVILGKFLGAWGLVLLLILSTAIYPIMMFKWPFHLGSPDMGPITSGYLGLILYSAAAVSIGLLISALTESQTIAFLVTVAILFFLHGIGVASESAPWPWLRTVISFISFETRIEPFTKGLINTRDIVYFVSIAVGCLMAAFRALERRKWA; this is translated from the coding sequence ATGGGCACCACATTCATCATCGCGAAGAGGGAGTTCCGCTCCAACTTCGACTCACCGCTGGCCTACGTCGTGATCTGCCTCGGGCTGATCCTTCTGGGCTTCGTGTTCTTCTTCTGGGGCGGCGGCTTCTGGCAGGAGGACCAGGCCTCGCTCGCGCGGATCTTCCGGTACTCGCCGTGGGGTCTGTCGCTGCTGGTCGTCCCGGTCGTGACGATGCGCCTGCTCGCGGAAGAGCGGCGCAGCGGCACGCTGGAGATGCTGATCACGCTGCCCGTGAAGGATCACGAGGTGATCCTGGGCAAGTTCCTCGGAGCGTGGGGCCTCGTGCTCCTGCTCATCCTGTCGACGGCGATCTACCCGATCATGATGTTCAAGTGGCCGTTCCACCTCGGCTCACCGGACATGGGGCCGATCACGAGCGGCTACCTCGGGCTCATCCTGTACAGCGCGGCGGCCGTGTCGATCGGCCTGCTCATCTCGGCGCTCACGGAGAGCCAGACGATCGCGTTCCTCGTGACCGTGGCGATCCTGTTCTTCTTGCACGGCATCGGCGTCGCGTCCGAGAGCGCGCCCTGGCCGTGGCTGCGCACCGTGATCAGCTTCATCAGCTTCGAAACCCGCATCGAGCCCTTCACGAAGGGCCTCATCAACACCCGTGACATCGTCTACTTCGTCTCGATCGCGGTGGGCTGCCTGATGGCCGCCTTCCGGGCCCTCGAGCGCAGGAAGTGGGCGTAG